Proteins from a single region of Megalopta genalis isolate 19385.01 chromosome 3, iyMegGena1_principal, whole genome shotgun sequence:
- the LOC117225041 gene encoding uncharacterized protein LOC117225041: protein MALSSAMKLIQLFIVHLLLVYSVLGRFENKLRIAKTETTELTYKERVIDREKCHDIQWHETDCMPRDTFVKLKPKLGFSYHPDIVKTKVCTGFCDTRVTCIATETKTREVPILAVNHGMSGDDYCYNITIEEHTMCKCLCTMMEHHCNKDQTYDEDNCSCECNANKSDRWKCERQENMMWDDEKCMCSCNKVTEECSSGYYWVPSECRCMKLM, encoded by the exons ATGGCTCTGTCTAGTGCGATGAAATTAATACAGTTATTTATTGTGCATTTACTACTTGTATATTCAGTATTGGGGCGGTTTGAGAATAAACTGAGGATAGCAAAAACGGAGACTACTGAGCTAACTTACAAAG AAAGGGTAATAGATCGCGAGAAGTGCCACGACATCCAATGGCACGAAACAGACTGCATGCCGCGGGATACTTTCGTGAAGCTGAAACCAAAACTGGGATTCTCCTATCATCCCGACATCGTAAAAACGAAGGTATGCACCGGTTTCTGCGATACCAGAGTTACCTGCATAGCAACGGAAACGAAAACCAGGGAGGTCCCGATTTTGGCGGTTAATCACGGTATGTCTGGCGATGACTACTGTTACAACATCACCATCGAGGAACACACGATGTGCAA ATGCTTGTGCACCATGATGGAACATCACTGCAACAAGGACCAAACGTACGACGAAGATAATTGTAGTTGCGAATGCAACGCGAATAAGTCGGACAGATGGAAATGCGAGAGACAGGAGAACATGATGTGGGACGATGAGAAGTGCATGTGCAGTTGCAATAAGGTGACGGAGGAATGCTCCAGCGGCTACTACTGGGTCCCGTCTGAGTGCAG GTGCATGAAGCTCATGTAG